AACTACAAGTTTTGTGCTGGTCTTTTCTATTAATACTTAAGTATGACATAAATACTCCAATTGAGATTGATCCTCCATGTACTGTGTACTTTGAAAACTCTCTCTCTTCCTGTGTTTGTAATGTAACTAAACAGGGCCATCCTTCCACTATACTCaataaaatgaaaacacaaaATCTAGTGGCAATACCAGAATTTGTGTACTTGAAACAGTGAAGTGTCTAGGGTGTGTGGAAGGTAACAATGGGATACCTGGGAGTATTGAAAAAGTGGCCTTCCTGGAAAGTAAGCTAACTCTATCAGATATTTCATAACAAACTTTGAGCATCAGTTCAGGTCTTTTGATGCAGTATCTTGGACTAATATTGATGCAGTTTAATTCTGCATAACAATCGGGTTACTTCTGCAGCCAGCTGAAAACAGTGTTAAGCCAGAAAATTAGGAGATAGTTTAAGTAATAGAGATAACTGGACTACATTTGGGTTGGCTAAAACATGGAATAGGTAGTCTTCCAGACAGTCAAAATGCAGCTATTGAGTGAGAAATTGTTACCTTGGGGCAGATAGTCAATGGATTTCGTAGCTTTTCCAATAGGggatctaagggcttgtctatacagtgaTTTAGTGCATAAGAAGCTAGCatgtaaatctacagtgcactaGCCTGCCGTGCACTAAATGACTGTATGAACTCTGCAGCCATGCTTTAAGTCCATAAGTGCGCTTTGACATACTGCAGACTTGTTAGTGCAGCAGCGTGGTGCCCCTGGCcagttagtgcatggcaggctGGTGCACTGTAGAGTCATACCctagcttgccatgcactaaATCACCatacagacaagcccttagaccaTATGCAGACCTGGAATACGTAAGAATATCTCCACTGAATTCGGCCCTTTGTGATTGTGGGAAAGTTGTGAACAAGTAAGGTTTAcaccatttttctgtttttataaaACAAGGGGATTATTTTTCTTGAACAGTCAATGCTGGTGTCCACTGTCAGTATTTGGAACAAGATCCtgtgaaattattattattaatggctTTTCTTATTTACTAACTAGAAATCACTGTTGGAGGTATATGATAGCAACTAATTCACATATTAAGTTTAGTACATTATATTTTTAACTATAATTTCTTTGTTCTTATTTTCAGGTGAAATCAGGGAACAGAATGGTGAAAGCCTTGTCCATGCTGCCATAGTAGCAGAAGGAGTTGCTACTGGAAGTGCAGAAGCAAATGCATTCAGTGTCCTTCAGCATATTCTAGGTGCAGGGCCTCTTATTAAAAGGGGAAGCAATATTTCCAGCAAACTGTTCCAGGCTATCGCTAAGGCAACTAGTCAACCATTTGATGTAAGCATAATGGTTTATTGCAACTTTCCTTCCCAAGAATAAACAAATGTAGTAGAAAAATATATAGCAAACCATTCTTGTCCTTTGAGAGATTAAAGCCCCCAATGCTAGAATCTTTCTTTTAATCATTAGCACACACAAATATTTTATGGAATGTCTTCTACCcaaattggtttaatttcaacAGAAGGAAATCATCTTTCTAAATTCTAGCATATTGGGTACCACCAGTAGCTATTTTGGTAGGGAGAGATTGAGTATCCAATCTTCATTATTGGAACAGTAACTGAAAATCTTGTTTCACAGGCTGCAGCATTTAATGTTAATTACTCTGATTCTGGACTCTTTGGGATTTATACTATATCCCAGGCTTCTGATGCTGGGGAGGTAAGTTGCTGATTAAAATTTGTTGGTTTGATCAAATACATTGGTTTATTAAATTCTAGTTATTAGTGTAACTATCTAGTAGTTTGAACAAGAGTTTGAAATGTTTCTTTTGACTGGGATTTAAACTAGCATTGTATTACTGATACAAGACTTAACTCCTCAAAGCAGGGAATAGGGCTTGTTTTCAGGAAGGTACAACTACAAAAATAAAGTAGCAGTAGTGAATGCATTCTTGAGATTGCTGAATTAAGTGGGTAAATGTATCCATTTTTAAGTGGATTCTAATGAACTAGGCTACTGGCAGGTTAACGATCAGAAATCTGGCTGACTTGATCATCTATGAGAGCTGGGTTTGAATCTAATGGGGAAGAGAGTGTGATCACATTTTATTTGGTATAAGGACTTGGGATTATTTTGGAGGCAATATGAGATTCAAAGCACAGACTAAACCTTGTTGTTAGCTCACCTGACTGAATACAGTGTACATTAGTTATTGGAGGAGGCGGTTAATATATGATGAGGTTGAGAAGAATGATGATCTAATAAAATGGAATGTGAAAAAGGTGAAGCAGCCTTTCAAACTTAATGTATTTTGTTTCTGCTCAGTAAAGAGAAGACTCCTTGTGGGTTGGGAATGATCAAGCCATTAgtgccaaatttttaaaaaactgcttAACTTTTGTCCTAGGTGATTAAGGCTGCTTTGAACCAGGTAAAGGCAATTGCTCAGGGCAGTATCACTGATGAAGATGTCACAAGGGCTAAGTAAGTTGGTACAAAAAATGTCTAATAAACACTGTAcctcagtgatactcagactgaggctttcAAGCCACAAATGGCTCTTTAATGAATCTCCTGGGGCTCTTTGCAGCAGTTGATATTAAAACAGTGATTTAATTAacaaccaatcaggatgctttttctgatattaaccaattgtagttgataaaataatacttggtcagtcatttttctgtgagaatTTATACATAaacatactgtttaaatatgaatatatagtactatagtaaatgaaacaattaaTTCACACTACTGTAACTCTTTTAGGTAATGTTGATCGCTAGTTTGGCTCTGAGGTCTGTGCATCACTGCTTTAATTTGTATAAAAGTGGAGTTATAACATCACATGCTCAGCTTCCTGTCAGTAAGCATTTATAAAGAGGCTTCTGTAGGGCAACGGTTTCAACTGTGTAGGTGTGCAGTATAACTGCCTAGGTCGAGACTCACTGCTCTGTAATTATACCTAGCAAAAGCACGCAGGAATGGGAATGATACACACTGCCTACCCAATTAAAGTACTACTGTTGCTGTTAGGAAAATTACAGTAAATTCTATGCTAGCAGCAATTCCCGTAGAAACTTGTTAAATCAGCAAAAAGTGTTGAATAACTACTTCATTAGATGTAAATGACAGCTGTCAGGAGAAGATGTGATTCAATTATAGCACATAAGAGTATACGATTCCAGTTTAAATACTTCTCTCAATTGCTTTATTTAGGAAATTCCCTACAAGATAACATTGAGATGATTCCCCAACCAGCAATATTTAGTATGCAGTTACATCTTCAAAACACTAATAGTGAGGCCCTgcaaatagtatttttaaaatgttttgaaaatgtaaagcattAAATTGGAGGTGTTGTGTTTTCCAAGGACATTAAGGATCTAATCTTGAAAGCCGTATAAAGTAGGAAAGTAATATTGCCACTTCTCTGATGGCAAAACTAAGTTTTAGACGTTCCTGATTTGCAGGCCTGCAAACACAATAACTAGCTAATAATATAGTGGGGTGCAACTGTAATAATTAAGGTGCAGTTAATCTCTGGGGTTGTATTGTGATTTTTCTGTTCTAAATTAAAGCAGTAAAATTCAACTATTATCCCAAGTTATAGGGTATATCtatattgcaattaaaaacctgcagttgaacctgtgccagctgacttgggctaagggtctgtttcattgctgtgtagatgttcaggcttgggctgcagcccaaattCTGGGACCTTCCCAACTCATAGGATCATAGTGCCTAAGCCTGAATGTCtaaaccacaattaaacagcccctttgccTGAGCCCATGTCAGCTGGCACGAGCCAGCCAAGGGTGTCTAATTGCATTGTAGGCATtcccatagagtttaaggccagaagaaactaccagatcatctaatctgaccttctgtatgTAATGGCCACCActaccacccagcacctgcacagtAAACCCAACATCCAAAATTAGGcccaagtattacagcccacagtaGATTCAGCCGCAGGCCGCCAATAGGAGTCACCGAGTCTTGCATATGTAAAATCTATTTATTATAAGACTGTGTAGAACTTAAAGAAAATTGGTATTACACTTTGCATGATTGCATACAAAACATGATAAACAAATTATCGTAGCCTCTCATCAGCCAGATGTTAAATCTTCTGCCTGTTTATAGTACTGAATACAAATCttcctaatatatatatatattgataaATGTCActacttttttttcttctgcagtgTTTTCCTCCATATCTTCCTTGGAGTATGTTGCTAATTTTTCCTGTAGTTGgggaggagtttaaaaaaaaaaagaaaaagtaattaCTGTTTGATGCAAATATTAGTGGCCCTAGTTGAATTCAGTCATAACATTAACGTTACTTCTCAATTATACTATGCGCCACAGATCACCATTTTGCATTAAACTGTTACTattctacttttaaaaataaaataaacactaACTTTCATAAACTAGATTGAGACTAGCAGTGGGAACCTGCTTGAGGCAAATAAATAATATAAGGGAACAAGTATTATGCTACAGTTCTTTAAACAAAGCACTAACCTATTGTACAGGAAAGTGTTACTCGTTTTATGGCAAGGTTTAAACAATTGTCTGTACTTTTCTAGATGAGACCTGATAATTAGTTTTAAACCTAAAACCAGAAATCTCTCATTTTTCAGAAAACAGCCAAAGCTAAAACTTGAACATCTATGGCTAGAAAATACTGAAATGATCACATTCTTTAAATTTATTTGAAAGTAGCCCAACAAAGCTTGAAATACTCACATTCCAGctagaagctttaaaaaaaaatttttttaaaaaaatccctagcTACTGGGGAAAGAGGGTAGTGTGCTGAGATCTCTACCTTGGACCCTGCTTGAGGGTTCCATCTTTTATGTCTGCCTCTAGTTGGTATCTGACCCTTGAAAGTCTTTCCAGAGCTTTCTGATCATTGCAGGGGTGGGAGGTCCTCTGCCACATTACCTCTCAGCTTTCTGGAATTTGTCCTTTTGAATAGGTCTAGTGCCTCTTTGGCTGATCATATGTTTTAGGCTCCCATGCTCAAAAGAGAAAGCTTCTGTTTTGACACAGCAGGAGACTTTAAATCATTGGGCTGAAGAGCCATAAAAATATCCCAATATCACAGGGTGCTCATCCCCAGAATGCGAAGGCTTTAGAAGAGGGCATTAAAGCAAAAGTGAAGTTAAGAATCCTAAGTTGCACAAAACTACACAACTGGGAGTTATAATTTAGTCTATAACTACTGAGTAACATTGGAAGATTTACTTACTCAGATATTCTCAACACTGTTTGACAGAAATCATCTAAAAGCCACATACTTGATGTTAGTTGAGACCTCAGACGGATTACTTGATGAAATCGGTTCCGAGGCATTGGCATTTGGTATATATACATCACCAACAGCTGTAATTCAAAACATTGACTCCATAGCCACTGCTGATATTGTGAATGTAAGTAAATGTGTCCATATGCATTGTTTACAGAATGATTCCATAGAAGCTTTGCTATGCACAATTATGACTAGCATACTCTTCTGGGTGTATAGAATATATATACGGGGACCCTGTAAAAAGTGGTTCTGCGATGCTTACAAATCTCTGCTAGCTATGCCTTTTGAGTTGTCTGCTTCGTTTACTGATGGGAACAATCTTTAATATTGTATATGGCAAAGTCAATATAGCTGTGAGAATTTAGCTGAATTCTGCCATTATAAGTAAATGTAGAAAAAATTCCAGCTATTTCCCTAATCATACAAAGTTACAGTCAGGAgttctcccactgatgtcagtaggGAATACTCCACCTGATCAAGGTTATGGAAGATTCAGCTTTAGGGTGTGATTGTAAGAAGCAAAATGAATACCTCACAGTATTTTATTGAGACGCCGAGTAATGGTAATGACAATTCTAATAATCTGGATTTCTGAACTGAACAAATTTCCATCTGGAAATCTAGTGGGGAAAACAAACTTGAACATCAAAATCTCTTTACAAAGCTGTTACTCATTTGAATGACAGTAGTGCCTGGCGGCCTCCATTGTGCTCCAAACTGTATAAACATATAGTAAGAgatggtccctaccccaaagagcttattatataaatagacaagacagacaaacagTGGGAGGGGCATAGAGTTCATAGAGcaccaaagtgacttgcccaggtcatACAGGTCGTCACTGGtagaactgggactagaacccaggtctcctgactctcacTTCAGTGATTGATACACTGGACCTTTCTGCTGCTTTTCTGACCTGAATAGAAAATATTTTCTATTAAGCATATGTATGACCACTTCAGAGAGCTGGGAAAAGTTGCTACTTTTCTACATTCCTCAGGCTGATATCATCAGTCTGTCAAACTGAGTCAGTTTAGACAGCTTATTAAAAATCATCACTGTAAGAAATGATACCACATTGCTGATTCCATAAATCAGTTGAAGCTGGGACTCTGAAGCAATGAGACAAGCCTAATGTTCAGTGTGCCTAATGAAATCTAAGTGTGATTGTTTCCTTAATGTccaatttttatttctttcttttcagGCTGCAAAGAAGTTTGTTGATGGGAAGAAATCAATGGCAGCTAGCGGGAACTTGGGAAATACCCCTTTTGTTGATGAGTTGTAGTAGGAAACAAAACTAAGGCAGATTCAAAGTGGACTCTTCTCACTGTATGCCAATTATATTATACATAAGTTACAATCAACCTGTTTATGAATTCAAATGTCAAGAATATTAATCTAGATAATTAATTTGTGGGTTTGCATATATTGAATAAAGTGCTGAGTTCATATCCTTAGTTTTTGTTAATATATTTATCTACTGAAAGTAAGGTATGTGTAAGTATGGAAACATTGAACATTATCGattaaaaatacttaaatataGTGAAACAATGAGTTGGCATTTAGGTGTGTGCTTTGCAAAAACTACCAGAGATGATTAATAGTCTAACTACCTTCTTGATGCAGATTAAATTTGTAATTGCCACAGTTAATATCCTAGCTATATATCCTCAACACATTCAAGAACAGTTGTTGATAAAATTGCCATTTGCACCATATCTACCTTAAGTAAATTATCAAACTTACCTTTAAAAGCTGAAAGCAATATACTGCAGCTCTACCACTTGCCTGCTGTACCTTGATCACTGGACTCACCGAAGCAGCATGTTTAATGTTCCCTTCACAGGTAGGATTGATGGAGATTTTAGCAGGTTTTTTCTTAAGATCTGGAAGTGTGGCTTTGGATAGCAGCTATCATCCTAGAATCTAGATTTCCAAATATCCTAGGCAGTCAAGGCATGCTATGCTAAATCTTCAATTTAGCTAATTTCAAAATCAATATTTTGAAAGTGAACCTTCAGCTGATGAAGTGCTTCAGAAAAATCCAATTTCTGAAGGTTTAAAATTGGATGTGACCATTCAGTTATTCCAAAATACTGGCAAACTCTTCAAGCCAAAATGCATCTGATATAGAGgaagaggatgatgatgatgattcgcTGTCGTGTGTTTCCATAGTCCAGTATGAAGGAGATCTAATGCCATCAGTAGCAAAGTCAGAACTATACCATGCATCAAAATCTTTATGAATTATAATATCACATCCAATGTCAGCACCTAcagtaaatgtgtgtgtttttcttttaaatgcatgCCACGTTTTTGATATTGATGGCAATTCTTTGGTAGAATCATAACAAAATGATTGTGTAGTTTTGTATCTAAAACTTCTGTCCGAGTCTACGTCTTCATAATCATCACTACTTGTCCACGTGTCGTCTTTTGTCTCACTGTCTTTACTTGAAATGCTAAAAACGTACAACAGTTATAGCTTTAATTACAAATTCTTTACTTTACAAAATTGAAATTTGATTTGTGCATTTTTTGTGTTTATTCTTCTGTTTGGATTTAACATAATCCGACAACATCTGGGTTTTAAACAACAAAGAGGAATGTCA
The nucleotide sequence above comes from Mauremys reevesii isolate NIE-2019 linkage group 10, ASM1616193v1, whole genome shotgun sequence. Encoded proteins:
- the PDZD9 gene encoding PDZ domain-containing protein 9 isoform X3 gives rise to the protein MEMDQYQFPALEKISEHTLSATLKTNIKMGEQGLGLIVIQNGPYLQMTSLVEKGSAAKNGRLKPGDILIKIGHANVLGWTLRELWQLLHNIPIGTVLQIRVYRDFVEVPQHWQNALELVPEVKPPVKTDISSKDSETKDDTWTSSDDYEDVDSDRSFRYKTTQSFCYDSTKELPSISKTWHAFKRKTHTFTVGADIGCDIIIHKDFDAWYSSDFATDGIRSPSYWTMETHDSESSSSSSSSISDAFWLEEFASILE